DNA from Abditibacteriota bacterium:
CTATATAGGCTTTGGCGCCATATTCCCCACCCGGACCAAAACCGATTACGACAGAGAGACGGGCCCCGCCCTGATCAGGGAGGTCAAGAGGCGCGTCTCCATCCCCGTGGCCGCCATAGCGGGCATCAACCGGGACAACATAGGCCTGGTGGCGGCAGCCGGGTAGCGTCCAGAATCTTGTGTAAACATTAATCGAGCTGGTACTTGAAAAAGGCTCCACATTTCTGTAAGATATAAATATCCAAAACCAAACCTACAGAGAGAGGAGCCTTCATGGATAATTATACCACACCGGCAGAAAACAGTCCAGCAAAGATATCCGGTTCGCTGGAAGAACTTTTCCTGGCTTTTATCGAAAAAAGCCTTAACAAGCTGCTTGAGGCAGAATTCGAATCCGTAATGGGCTATAGCAAGAACAACGCCTCCGAACGAGAAAGCCTTAATACGGACAACTACAGAA
Protein-coding regions in this window:
- a CDS encoding thiamine phosphate synthase — protein: MCVKDPVTKKQGSGEPCPVIRRLLGPDAVIGISCSSAEEAAAAEKDGADYIGFGAIFPTRTKTDYDRETGPALIREVKRRVSIPVAAIAGINRDNIGLVAAAG